GTTACAGGCAGTCTTAGCTTTGCCAGTTTTAAATAGTATGCAGTCTTTTCATTGCTCCTATTCTGTTCTTCTGATTGAACCAGGTAAGCAATAAGATCATGTCCTTGTAATTGTTGATTCATAGGTAATTCCAGTTGAGCATTATAAGCCTGATACATTCCCTGCAGGCGAAGTTGTTTCATTTGCTCAAGTGTTTGTGTTGCATTCATCATTTGATACTTTTTTATTTATAGTGATCCTTCCCCCTGATATTGTCATGGGTAGGTAATACAGTTACTTCTCTTGATTCCTCTGATCTATCCAGGCCCCGTTCAAGGATATTCCGGACCATAGTGTAATTAACGCGTGTGCCCAGCAATGCTCTTTTGCAAGCTCGCTCAAGGCGGTCAGCCCCATACTTTTTCTGAAGCATCAACATGCCAAAGCAGGCTTTATAGTTTTGTTCAATATAAATGCTGTTTTCCAGGATATTTGCGGCTGTTTGTTGAGTTGATGGCCCAATACGAGCTGCCTGAGCTAGTAAGTCATCCCGGTTCCAGCCTTTTATCTGCTGCATCCGCTGATGATTGGGTGGCATGTGATCAGGTATAGTATTGTAAGACTTTTGCTGGTCGTTCCTAAAGTGAATAGCTATTCTTTGATATTCAAAATATGCTTCTACGGAATGTTTATCATATAACACCTTAACTTTTTTCCCCACGTATTGATAAGGTACACTGTAATAGCGATGGTCGTCAGAAAGCTGAATATGATAATTACGCTGGACAGTCAGCAGGACAACTTTTTTAACAATAAAGGGCGTGGATGGAAGTGGTTTCAAACATGCTTTCTCGTGTTGCTCATAATAGTACCACCTGCTATAAGGGGTATTTCTATAAGGTTTATTATTGAGAAGAATAAGCTGATCATACATTGCTGCATTAAGAGCTTGCAGGCTGTTGAACTCTCTGTTTCTAAGGGGGCCATAAATGTGGTTATATATTATATTTACAGCTTTTTCAACCATTGCCTTATCCCTTGGGCTATACGGCCTGGTCGCACTAAAAGTAGTTGCATAGTATTCACTTAACTGGCCACATATTTCAGTAAATACTGGTTCGTATTTGTCCGGCTTTATTACAGCAGTCTTTAAATTATCACATAAGATCGTGATCGGAACACCACCGAAGAAAAGTAACATTGCATTGATGCAGGCAATAAAATCAACTGTACGTTGAGTATGAACCGACATACAAAATATAAGACCACTAAATGGAAGGATTGCAATGAATACTTCACATTCAATTTTTTCACCCGTATCTGTATCTATATATGATTGCTTTTTGCCTGCAAAATCGATCATAATGATGTCTCCAACAATAT
This Chitinophaga sancti DNA region includes the following protein-coding sequences:
- the istA gene encoding IS21 family transposase, whose amino-acid sequence is MGQKPIAMEQLKQLLQLKKDGVGIREMARRLGISRNSVRKYLTLLTNENDSTQNNQNDVALAERAYGNESMAHDAQRLEQLISHFKDIQHELGRTGVTRQLLWQEYLRQNPDGYVYSHYCHHLNQFLKRLDVAMHMDYIVGDIIMIDFAGKKQSYIDTDTGEKIECEVFIAILPFSGLIFCMSVHTQRTVDFIACINAMLLFFGGVPITILCDNLKTAVIKPDKYEPVFTEICGQLSEYYATTFSATRPYSPRDKAMVEKAVNIIYNHIYGPLRNREFNSLQALNAAMYDQLILLNNKPYRNTPYSRWYYYEQHEKACLKPLPSTPFIVKKVVLLTVQRNYHIQLSDDHRYYSVPYQYVGKKVKVLYDKHSVEAYFEYQRIAIHFRNDQQKSYNTIPDHMPPNHQRMQQIKGWNRDDLLAQAARIGPSTQQTAANILENSIYIEQNYKACFGMLMLQKKYGADRLERACKRALLGTRVNYTMVRNILERGLDRSEESREVTVLPTHDNIRGKDHYK